The genomic DNA TGATTGCAATCATCGTAGCGGCTGGATTTGGCGGTTACACGTTAGGCAATCAAAATGAAACTAAGAATACAAATACATCCGTTACAACTCAGCAACAATCAAAGGCAACGGATCATAACTCAATGTCTATGATGGATATGAACAAGCAGCTAGAGGGTTTATCTGGCGATGACTACGACAAAGCATTCATTGAGATGATGATCACTCATCACGAGGGAGCTGTAGATATGGCTAAGCTGTCAGCCTCACGAGCGAAACACGATGAGATAAAACAACTCAGTCAAGCTATCATCACGGCACAAGATAAGGAAATTGCTGAGATGAAGCAATGGCAGCAAGACTGGGGTTATTCTACTGGCGAAATGAACGAAATGATGCACAGTGGACACTAAAATGAACGATAATCATCCCAACTATCAAAAAATACTGTACCGGGCTTGCTGGGCTATACTGGCTGCTATCGTAGTCTTTGCAATCATAAAACTGTTGAGAGGCTAAACTATGAAACACGGAAAAGACAATCAAAAGTTAGTTAGTGCCAAATACAGCGAATGGCAGGCATCATTGTTTGGTGCCTGCCTCATTGCATTCGGGCTGGGCGTCTTACTGCATCGTTTTTTTGGCGTAGGGGCTTGGCTGATAATAATCCTCGGAGTACTCTTGCATAGCTGGGGAATGAAAAAGACATATGAAAGGAATAAATAAAGTCGTGGATCAAAATAATAATTCGGATAACGAACCGAAAGAAAATACCCATAATCGTTTTTTGAAACTCAATAAAAAAGCCATTGTGTATACAGCTGGCATAGCCGCTGCGATTGTATTGTTAGTCGGCGGAGTGTACGGCTATGTATACGCATCTACTCCTGAACATCTTAGGAAACCGACCTACCAGCATTACCATTACCGCACACAAATACTGGTTAACGGTAAGGCGGTTGACTTTTCAAAGGATGAATTTCAAGTAGTAAGCGGAAATTCCACTACGTGTAGCGCGGAAGTGGGCAGCATACCGATAGACTTTCACGATAAGATGGATCAGCTGACACACGTTCACTGGAATGGTATGACGGGCGGCGAGTTTCTGAAATACTTTGGTTGGAACTTCATTGGCGGTGATGATGAAGTGCTCGGACGACGGTACGATGCAGGTATGATGCCTAGCTCAGTGAAGATATACGGCAAGGTTCTGCCAGCCGTACCCGATAAAGCTAACTTCTACGTATATGTAGGCGACAAGAGTGACTATCAGAAAAAAGATTGGAATGACTTTCTGAAACAGGATATTGAGACGTTCTTCGGCAAAAAAAGTAACATAGGACACAGCGAAGAAGTGTCATCTGCTAATGTCCTCAACTGGCTATTTCCAAAAGCCTATGCTCACGGCGGCGTGATAGATGAGCATCCGTCCGAAAAAACAGAGGAAGAACTGACCCGTATAAACAACCTGGTTGGTAATGTAGCTATATTTGTACAAGAAAATGAGCC from Candidatus Saccharibacteria bacterium includes the following:
- a CDS encoding DUF305 domain-containing protein, encoding MKSKSIMTIALIAIIVAAGFGGYTLGNQNETKNTNTSVTTQQQSKATDHNSMSMMDMNKQLEGLSGDDYDKAFIEMMITHHEGAVDMAKLSASRAKHDEIKQLSQAIITAQDKEIAEMKQWQQDWGYSTGEMNEMMHSGH